The proteins below are encoded in one region of Stenotrophomonas bentonitica:
- a CDS encoding CitMHS family transporter produces the protein MLSILGFGMVITFMYLIMSKRLSPLVALITIPIVFALLGGFGAGIDQMMLDGIKKIAPTGVMLMFAILYFGVMIDAGLFDPLVRIILRLVKGDPMKIVLGTAALAMLISLDGDGSTTYMITVSAMLPLYQRLGMNALNMTCVTILAGGVMNLTPWGGPTARAATALHVDPADVFVPLIPAMVLACASVLLLACYLGLKERRRLGVVKLPTGGSWMDSSVSDDGSLPTVEDAEDTKRPKLLWVNLALTLALMTALVMGVLPMPVLFMVGFAIALVINYPNLAEQRRRVVNHAGNVLSVVSLIFAAGIFTGILNNTGMVEAMSRSFLAVIPDAWGPYLAVITALASMPFTFFMSNDAFYFGVLPILSEAAGNYGITPVEMARASLAGQPVHLLSPLVPSTYLLVGLAKVEFADHQKFTLKWAVMVSLVLMFGSLLCALYPFAA, from the coding sequence ATGCTGAGCATCCTCGGTTTTGGCATGGTCATTACGTTCATGTACTTGATCATGAGCAAACGACTGTCGCCGCTGGTCGCGCTGATCACCATTCCCATCGTGTTCGCGCTGTTGGGCGGCTTCGGTGCGGGTATCGACCAGATGATGCTCGACGGCATCAAGAAGATCGCACCGACCGGCGTGATGCTGATGTTCGCCATCCTGTACTTCGGGGTGATGATCGACGCCGGCCTGTTCGACCCGCTGGTGCGGATCATCCTGCGCCTGGTCAAGGGTGACCCGATGAAGATCGTGCTGGGCACGGCGGCGCTGGCGATGCTGATCTCGCTGGACGGCGACGGCTCCACCACCTACATGATCACCGTCTCGGCGATGCTGCCGCTGTACCAGCGCCTTGGCATGAACGCGTTGAACATGACCTGCGTGACCATCCTGGCCGGCGGTGTGATGAACCTCACCCCGTGGGGCGGCCCGACCGCTCGTGCGGCCACGGCGCTGCATGTGGACCCGGCGGACGTGTTCGTGCCGCTGATTCCGGCGATGGTGCTGGCCTGTGCGTCGGTGCTGCTGCTGGCGTGTTATCTGGGCCTGAAGGAACGCCGTCGCCTGGGCGTGGTGAAGCTGCCGACGGGTGGAAGCTGGATGGATTCCAGCGTGTCCGATGACGGCTCGCTGCCCACCGTGGAAGATGCCGAAGACACCAAGCGTCCGAAGCTGCTGTGGGTGAACCTGGCCCTGACCCTGGCGCTGATGACCGCGCTGGTGATGGGCGTGCTGCCGATGCCGGTGCTGTTCATGGTCGGCTTTGCGATCGCGCTGGTGATCAACTACCCGAACCTGGCCGAGCAGCGCCGCCGCGTGGTGAACCATGCCGGCAACGTGCTTTCGGTGGTGTCGCTGATCTTCGCCGCGGGCATCTTCACCGGCATCCTCAACAACACCGGCATGGTAGAGGCGATGTCGCGCAGCTTCCTTGCGGTCATTCCCGATGCCTGGGGCCCGTACCTGGCGGTGATCACCGCGCTGGCCTCGATGCCCTTCACCTTCTTCATGTCCAACGACGCGTTCTACTTCGGCGTGCTGCCGATCCTGTCCGAGGCGGCCGGCAACTACGGCATCACCCCGGTGGAAATGGCGCGCGCCTCGCTCGCCGGCCAGCCGGTGCATCTGCTCAGCCCGTTGGTCCCCTCTACCTATCTGCTGGTGGGGTTGGCCAAGGTGGAGTTCGCCGACCACCAGAAGTTCACCCTGAAGTGGGCGGTGATGGTCTCACTGGTGTTGATGTTCGGCAGCCTGCTGTGCGCGCTGTATCCCTTCGCGGCCTGA
- the phbB gene encoding acetoacetyl-CoA reductase: MTLRIAYVTSGMGSVGTAICQKLARNGHTVVAGCAPDSPRKAAWLREQRELGFDFIASEGNAADWQSTVAAFTKVKAEVGEIDVLVNNAGGSRDVLFRQMSQDDWNAVMGSNLHALFNITKQVIDGMASRGWGRIVNIGSVSAHKGQIGQVNFATAKAAMHGFSRALANEVATRGVTVNTISPGYIASQSISSFPPDVLDRLAGSVPIRRLGKPEEVASLCAWLASDDAAYVTGADYAVNGGLHMF; the protein is encoded by the coding sequence ATGACTCTTCGCATTGCATACGTCACCAGCGGCATGGGCAGCGTGGGTACCGCCATCTGCCAGAAGCTGGCCCGCAACGGCCACACTGTGGTGGCGGGCTGCGCACCCGATTCACCGCGCAAGGCCGCATGGCTGCGCGAACAGCGCGAGCTGGGCTTTGATTTCATCGCCTCCGAAGGCAACGCGGCCGACTGGCAGTCCACGGTGGCGGCCTTCACCAAGGTCAAGGCCGAGGTGGGCGAGATCGACGTGCTGGTGAACAACGCCGGCGGCAGCCGCGACGTGTTGTTCCGGCAGATGAGCCAGGACGACTGGAACGCGGTGATGGGCTCGAACCTCCATGCGCTGTTCAACATCACCAAGCAGGTGATCGACGGCATGGCCTCACGCGGCTGGGGCCGGATCGTGAACATTGGTTCGGTGAGCGCGCACAAGGGCCAGATTGGGCAGGTGAACTTTGCGACCGCCAAGGCGGCGATGCATGGGTTCAGCCGGGCGCTGGCCAATGAGGTGGCTACGCGCGGGGTGACGGTGAATACCATCTCGCCCGGGTATATCGCCAGCCAGTCGATCAGCAGCTTTCCGCCGGATGTGCTTGATCGCTTGGCCGGATCGGTGCCGATCAGGCGCCTGGGCAAGCCGGAAGAAGTGGCCAGCCTGTGTGCGTGGTTGGCTTCGGATGATGCGGCGTATGTGACCGGCGCGGACTATGCGGTGAATGGTGGGTTGCATATGTTCTGA
- a CDS encoding response regulator transcription factor, which yields MRILLVEDNPDLADAIVRRMRRSGHAVDWQSDGLAAASVLGYQSFDLVVLDIGLPKLDGLRVLAGMRERGDATPVLMLTARDGIEDRVQALDVGADDYLGKPFDFREFEARCRVLLRRTRGQASEVVQIGGFQFDNASHRVSLDGQPIELPNREYRLLEILMGRLGHVVGKDEIGNGLFGFDDEAGPNAIELYVGRLRKKLADAPLRIVTVRGSGYLLEAIDGTPDAQG from the coding sequence ATGCGCATCCTGCTGGTAGAAGACAACCCGGACCTGGCCGACGCCATCGTTCGCCGCATGCGCCGCAGCGGCCACGCGGTGGACTGGCAGAGCGACGGCCTGGCCGCCGCCAGCGTGCTGGGCTACCAGAGCTTCGACCTGGTGGTGCTGGATATCGGCCTGCCCAAGCTGGATGGCCTGCGCGTGCTGGCCGGCATGCGTGAGCGCGGCGACGCCACGCCGGTGCTGATGCTCACCGCGCGCGACGGAATTGAAGATCGCGTGCAGGCGCTGGATGTAGGTGCGGATGATTACCTTGGAAAGCCATTCGACTTCCGCGAATTCGAAGCGCGCTGCCGCGTACTGCTGCGGCGCACGCGCGGGCAGGCCAGTGAAGTGGTTCAGATTGGCGGCTTCCAGTTCGACAACGCCTCGCACCGGGTGAGCCTGGATGGGCAGCCCATTGAGCTGCCCAACCGCGAGTACCGCCTGCTGGAAATCCTGATGGGCCGGCTGGGCCATGTGGTCGGCAAGGACGAGATTGGCAACGGCCTGTTCGGTTTCGACGACGAAGCCGGCCCAAATGCCATCGAGCTTTACGTCGGTCGCCTGCGAAAGAAGCTGGCCGACGCACCGCTGCGCATCGTCACCGTACGCGGCAGCGGTTACCTGCTTGAAGCCATCGACGGCACGCCCGATGCCCAAGGCTGA
- a CDS encoding sensor histidine kinase has protein sequence MPKAEARAPSSLRRTLTLYLGVLLAVFAVALLFAARDYGQRAANRSYDHLLVSSAMSIIDSVALVDAQWQVDLPYASLDLLAMAPDDRVFYRVYDAQGRTVTGYPDLPTPPRTPTDEPQLFDAQYSGETIRFVVVSRRVSSPSAQAEVRVQVGQTRLAREAVAQEIVNRALIAIVVLSLLSLALVAFGVHRAFRPLVKVERELSRREPSDLSPLDARVPREMDQMVAALNRFMARLSSSNETLRAFMAEAAHQMRTPLAALRAQAQLALDDEDPEDMRRSLVAIDRNATHMSRLLNQLLSDASVIHRSNLQRFAPVDMVETVHQALHEALPQALPAPRVQLAVGVASSRVRGDALLLREAIKNLIDNAIKYGGGGPLQVALTEEAQHCVITIADHGPGIPPGDAERVFERFARGEEAPAGGAGLGLAIVKRVVDSHGGHIDLSNRPGGGLVATIRLPRLHA, from the coding sequence ATGCCCAAGGCTGAAGCCCGCGCGCCCAGCTCGCTGCGGCGCACCCTCACCCTGTACCTGGGCGTGCTGCTGGCGGTGTTCGCGGTGGCGCTGCTGTTCGCCGCGCGCGACTACGGTCAGCGTGCCGCCAACCGTTCCTACGACCATCTGCTGGTGTCGTCTGCCATGTCCATCATCGACTCAGTGGCGTTGGTGGATGCCCAGTGGCAGGTAGATTTGCCGTATGCCTCGCTCGACCTGCTGGCGATGGCGCCGGACGATCGCGTGTTTTACCGCGTCTACGACGCGCAGGGTCGCACCGTTACCGGCTACCCGGACCTGCCGACACCGCCGCGTACGCCTACCGACGAACCGCAGTTGTTCGATGCGCAGTACAGCGGGGAAACGATTCGGTTCGTGGTGGTCTCGCGGCGGGTTTCCTCGCCCTCGGCACAGGCCGAAGTGCGGGTGCAGGTCGGCCAGACACGACTTGCGCGTGAAGCGGTGGCGCAGGAGATCGTCAACCGCGCGTTGATTGCCATTGTCGTGCTCTCGCTGCTGTCGTTGGCGCTGGTCGCCTTCGGCGTACATCGTGCATTCCGCCCACTGGTGAAGGTGGAACGCGAACTGTCGCGACGCGAGCCGTCCGATCTGAGCCCCTTGGACGCCCGCGTACCGCGCGAAATGGACCAGATGGTGGCCGCGTTGAACCGCTTCATGGCGCGCCTCTCAAGCAGCAATGAAACCCTGCGCGCCTTCATGGCGGAAGCCGCCCACCAGATGCGCACCCCGCTGGCCGCGCTGCGTGCACAGGCGCAGCTCGCGCTCGACGACGAAGACCCCGAAGACATGCGCCGCAGCCTGGTCGCCATCGACCGCAACGCCACCCATATGAGCCGCCTGCTCAACCAGCTACTCAGCGACGCCAGCGTCATCCACCGTTCCAACCTTCAGCGCTTCGCCCCGGTGGACATGGTGGAAACTGTGCACCAGGCCCTGCATGAAGCGCTGCCGCAGGCGCTGCCGGCCCCGCGCGTGCAACTGGCCGTGGGCGTGGCATCCAGCCGAGTGCGGGGCGACGCGCTGCTGCTACGCGAAGCGATCAAGAACCTGATCGACAACGCCATCAAGTACGGCGGCGGCGGCCCGCTGCAGGTGGCGCTTACCGAAGAAGCGCAGCACTGCGTCATCACCATTGCCGACCATGGCCCGGGCATTCCACCGGGCGACGCCGAGCGCGTGTTCGAGCGCTTCGCGCGCGGCGAAGAAGCCCCGGCGGGCGGGGCAGGGCTGGGCCTGGCCATCGTCAAGCGCGTAGTGGACAGCCACGGCGGCCACATCGACCTGAGCAACCGCCCCGGTGGCGGGCTGGTCGCCACCATTCGTCTGCCGAGGTTGCACGCATGA
- a CDS encoding OprO/OprP family phosphate-selective porin, translated as MHHQLLRCRGLAACTLLLAAAPLWAADDTDTDRPVTATLGGRLHLDFADFDNDSRGTPNKNDTEIRRAWLDVSGKFFVVDYKLEADFSGDRVEAKDVYVSRDFSGGKLSIGQFKQFFSLDDRTGSNYGSFLERGNAGTTLAPLYRLGASWQAAKGDMTWAASAYSLESIDAWQVKGRAAGGRATWAPGATAGDVLHLGLSLAHERYDTPGANGVPALRIRPRPAGHLSDNSRLTLIDFSSGRDTDVNKWSLEYAQVRGPLSWQGEFSGATFDDGSQRGTVLAGYGMLSWFVTGESRGYDRKTGRFARIKDIRHKAGAFELALRYDQMRGEQHLFGQPDLIDARTEAWTLGGNWYMRPNLRFMLNLIDSRNRDYLAAATVDHTRAVTGRLQFDF; from the coding sequence ATGCACCACCAACTCCTGCGCTGCCGCGGGCTGGCCGCCTGCACCCTGCTGTTGGCCGCCGCCCCGCTCTGGGCCGCCGACGACACCGACACCGACCGCCCGGTCACCGCCACCCTCGGCGGCCGCCTGCACCTGGATTTCGCCGACTTCGACAACGATTCGCGCGGCACCCCGAACAAGAACGACACCGAGATCCGCCGCGCCTGGCTGGACGTCTCCGGCAAGTTCTTCGTGGTGGACTACAAACTGGAAGCGGACTTCTCCGGCGACCGGGTGGAAGCCAAGGACGTGTATGTCAGCCGCGATTTCAGTGGCGGCAAACTCAGCATCGGCCAGTTCAAGCAGTTCTTCTCGCTGGACGACCGCACCGGCTCCAACTACGGCAGCTTCCTGGAGCGCGGCAACGCCGGCACCACGCTGGCGCCGCTGTACCGGCTGGGTGCCTCGTGGCAGGCGGCCAAGGGCGACATGACCTGGGCCGCCAGCGCTTACAGCCTGGAAAGCATCGACGCGTGGCAGGTGAAGGGCCGTGCAGCCGGCGGCCGTGCCACCTGGGCGCCCGGCGCCACTGCGGGCGATGTGCTGCACCTGGGCCTTTCGCTGGCGCACGAGCGCTACGACACCCCCGGCGCCAACGGCGTGCCGGCCCTGCGGATCCGCCCGCGCCCGGCCGGGCACCTCTCCGACAACAGTCGCCTGACCCTGATCGACTTCTCGTCCGGCCGCGACACCGACGTGAACAAGTGGTCGCTGGAATACGCACAGGTGCGTGGTCCGCTGAGCTGGCAGGGCGAGTTCAGTGGCGCCACCTTCGATGACGGCAGCCAGCGCGGCACGGTGCTGGCCGGCTACGGCATGCTCAGCTGGTTCGTCACCGGCGAGTCGCGCGGCTACGACCGCAAGACCGGCCGCTTCGCGCGCATCAAGGACATCCGACATAAGGCCGGTGCCTTCGAGCTGGCACTGCGCTACGACCAGATGCGCGGCGAGCAGCACCTGTTCGGACAGCCGGACCTGATCGATGCGCGTACCGAGGCGTGGACGCTGGGCGGCAACTGGTACATGCGCCCGAACCTGCGCTTCATGCTGAACCTGATCGACAGCCGCAACCGCGATTACCTGGCGGCGGCCACCGTGGACCACACCCGCGCGGTCACCGGCCGCCTGCAGTTCGATTTCTAA